In Calditrichota bacterium, a single genomic region encodes these proteins:
- a CDS encoding polyprenyl synthetase family protein, which yields MLDKICFPISEEIQQLEQKFKTIIRSEVQLVNDVFNYVITGKGKRLRPILLFLSSGLTGKPTKKSIDIALVVELLHTATLIHDDVVDNSDMRRGNPSVNSIWENKISVLIGDFLFAHIFNRLLDMQDERMIRIIADISIKMSQGELLQMEKSRELLLDESIYMRLISNKTASLLAATCQLGAMTSQIPTYEHQENMRLFGEYLGIAFQIKDDLLDYYGTEESLGKPIGKDLIENIITLPVIHSLNKADDTERKGILALLENGKDKHVPEIKNFVKKNGGIEYAEQKAEFFIQKALQKLDSYSQSAYKDSLLLLANYITSRDK from the coding sequence GTGCTTGACAAAATTTGTTTCCCTATTTCCGAAGAAATACAGCAGCTCGAACAAAAATTTAAAACCATCATCCGTTCCGAAGTTCAACTGGTCAATGACGTTTTCAATTATGTCATTACTGGCAAAGGCAAACGGCTGCGCCCGATTTTGCTTTTTTTGTCCAGCGGCCTCACCGGCAAGCCGACGAAAAAGTCGATAGATATTGCGCTTGTTGTGGAATTGCTGCACACAGCGACGCTGATTCACGACGACGTGGTTGACAACTCGGACATGCGTCGCGGCAATCCGTCGGTGAATAGCATCTGGGAAAACAAGATTTCAGTGCTCATCGGTGATTTTTTATTTGCTCATATTTTTAATAGATTATTGGACATGCAGGACGAAAGAATGATCAGGATCATTGCCGACATATCTATTAAGATGAGTCAGGGCGAGCTGCTGCAAATGGAAAAATCACGCGAGCTTTTATTGGATGAATCCATTTACATGCGCCTCATCTCGAATAAAACTGCATCGTTATTAGCCGCAACCTGCCAGCTCGGCGCCATGACTTCACAGATTCCGACTTATGAGCACCAGGAAAATATGAGGCTTTTTGGAGAATATCTTGGCATTGCCTTTCAAATTAAAGACGATTTGTTAGACTACTACGGGACAGAAGAAAGCTTAGGCAAACCCATCGGAAAAGATTTAATTGAAAATATTATCACTTTGCCGGTAATCCATAGTCTGAATAAAGCCGATGACACAGAGCGAAAAGGTATTCTTGCACTGTTAGAGAACGGAAAAGATAAACATGTTCCGGAGATCAAAAACTTTGTCAAGAAAAATGGCGGCATTGAGTACGCCGAACAGAAAGCTGAGTTTTTCATTCAAAAGGCGCTGCAAAAACTTGATAGTTACTCCCAGTCTGCCTACAAGGATTCGCTGCTTCTGCTGGCAAATTACATTACTTCTCGGGATAAGTAA
- a CDS encoding YIP1 family protein, with product MEASHEIAEMNFFEKLINVFFAPRKTMESIDRKPLWVLPFIVVLVLITLFTALTINISLQEQLPKQRAAMEEKGMSTDQIDNAMEIGHKVGKIIGPISALIVSGIFTALMALIIWFVGNIVLGGLAPFKKVFTVYVYSTFISILGMFIKLPLIFQKKTMDINFSLASFFNPDNINKFMYSFLKSIEVFEVWRFFVLAIGFAVVYRFSMKKSAWTMFALFLIYAAIMTIIYSFQMGK from the coding sequence ATGGAAGCAAGTCACGAAATCGCCGAGATGAACTTCTTTGAAAAATTAATCAATGTATTTTTCGCTCCGCGGAAAACGATGGAATCTATCGATCGAAAACCACTATGGGTTCTGCCCTTTATCGTAGTGCTGGTTCTTATCACGCTATTTACCGCACTCACCATCAACATTTCTCTGCAGGAACAATTGCCCAAACAGCGAGCGGCAATGGAAGAAAAGGGTATGTCCACCGATCAAATTGACAACGCCATGGAAATAGGGCATAAAGTCGGTAAGATAATCGGCCCGATCTCGGCGCTGATCGTTAGCGGAATTTTTACGGCGCTGATGGCTCTCATCATCTGGTTTGTCGGCAATATTGTTCTCGGTGGTTTGGCGCCTTTCAAAAAAGTTTTCACAGTTTATGTGTATTCTACTTTTATCAGTATATTGGGAATGTTTATCAAGCTGCCTTTGATTTTTCAAAAGAAAACCATGGACATCAATTTTAGTCTGGCGTCCTTTTTTAACCCGGATAATATCAACAAATTCATGTATTCTTTTCTAAAATCCATTGAAGTATTCGAGGTGTGGAGATTTTTTGTGCTTGCCATCGGATTTGCAGTTGTTTATCGTTTCTCGATGAAGAAGTCCGCGTGGACGATGTTCGCATTATTTCTTATTTATGCCGCCATTATGACCATAATTTACTCGTTTCAGATGGGCAAATAA
- a CDS encoding ABC transporter ATP-binding protein translates to MVIEINDIGKVYQIGTQEVHALRGVSLQVEANEYLAIMGPSGSGKSTLMNILGCLDTPTSGSYRFVNELVSEMDDDQLAEIRNREIGFVFQTFNLLPRASALHNVELPMIYNGTPAGKRREIASNALGRVGLGDRMDHRPNELSGGQRQRVAIARALVNNPKIILADEPTGNLDTRTGEEIMEIFEELHEQGHTIILVTHEEYIAEHTNRIVRLRDGKIERDEALN, encoded by the coding sequence ATGGTTATTGAGATTAATGATATTGGTAAAGTTTATCAAATCGGAACACAAGAAGTTCACGCTTTGCGTGGCGTTTCTTTGCAAGTGGAGGCAAATGAATATCTGGCGATCATGGGTCCTTCCGGTTCTGGTAAGTCTACATTAATGAACATCCTCGGTTGTCTGGATACGCCAACTTCGGGCTCATATCGTTTTGTCAACGAGTTAGTCAGCGAAATGGACGACGATCAATTGGCGGAAATTAGAAACCGAGAAATCGGCTTCGTTTTTCAGACATTTAATTTGCTTCCGCGCGCTTCTGCGCTTCACAATGTGGAATTGCCCATGATTTATAATGGCACTCCTGCTGGCAAACGTCGGGAAATTGCCAGCAACGCGCTGGGGCGGGTGGGGCTTGGCGATAGAATGGATCATCGGCCCAATGAACTTTCCGGCGGACAAAGGCAACGCGTGGCCATCGCGCGCGCGCTGGTGAATAACCCAAAAATTATCCTTGCCGACGAGCCAACCGGAAATCTCGACACGCGCACCGGCGAGGAGATCATGGAAATTTTCGAGGAGTTGCACGAGCAGGGGCATACGATAATTTTGGTGACGCACGAAGAATATATTGCGGAACACACAAATCGCATAGTCAGGTTACGCGACGGGAAAATTGAGCGCGACGAGGCTTTGAATTAA
- a CDS encoding DUF255 domain-containing protein, which produces MKKYFSVFLLLTVIFVWGCSGSDSESIAQDKQQKVEKKSDAKPEVVWMKFDEGLAKGAKENKNMIIDFYTDWCHWCKVMDEKTFQNPEIAKKLAERFVTIRINAESQTETAHFQGREFTNVQLTQAFRVTGFPSLGFLTSKQEVITVIPGYIPADKFGYILDYIDQECYKKNVSLQEFIDKKGDCGTTKAKKM; this is translated from the coding sequence ATGAAAAAGTATTTTAGCGTATTTTTGCTTTTAACTGTAATTTTTGTATGGGGCTGCTCTGGGTCGGACAGCGAAAGCATTGCTCAGGACAAGCAACAAAAGGTAGAGAAAAAGAGCGACGCCAAGCCAGAAGTCGTTTGGATGAAATTTGACGAGGGTCTGGCGAAGGGCGCAAAAGAAAATAAAAATATGATCATCGATTTTTATACGGATTGGTGTCACTGGTGCAAAGTGATGGACGAAAAAACTTTCCAGAACCCCGAAATCGCCAAAAAACTGGCGGAACGCTTTGTCACCATCCGCATCAACGCGGAAAGCCAGACAGAAACCGCCCACTTTCAAGGTCGCGAATTTACCAATGTGCAGTTGACACAAGCGTTTCGCGTGACTGGTTTTCCCTCGCTCGGTTTCCTCACGTCGAAACAGGAAGTCATTACTGTGATCCCGGGCTACATTCCGGCGGACAAATTCGGTTATATTCTCGATTACATTGATCAGGAGTGCTACAAAAAAAATGTATCTCTGCAAGAGTTCATTGACAAAAAAGGCGATTGCGGAACGACAAAAGCGAAGAAGATGTGA
- a CDS encoding efflux RND transporter periplasmic adaptor subunit — translation MNKKKIFIIIGVIIILGVFIIANLKKSEGGGIEVTVEKVQRGDITQVVSGPGKIQPEVEVKISANVSAEITGLYVTEGDYVHKGQLLVELDRTKYVAATDRARSTKKSAEANLTKAKNDYGRVRELYDKKLTSLADLENAQANLELAESQLEQAVAGLHQAEDDLSKTKLFSPLEGTVTKINKEVGEIALGSMFQADVIMVVADLSRMETVAEIDENDIILVNEGDTTDISVDAIPDTTFLGKVREIAHTATTRGFGTQEEVTNFEVKISILNPLPTMRPGMSATVDIRTESKRNILQTPIQAVTVREKSKVFPDSTKVEQKGKKEKSEKNSEDELVECVFIVEDGIAKIAPVKTGISSDTYIEIKSGVAEGQMVVTGSYRALSKTLENGSRVKINKKSKFSEK, via the coding sequence ATGAATAAAAAGAAAATTTTCATCATCATCGGCGTTATTATCATTCTCGGCGTTTTCATTATTGCTAATTTAAAGAAAAGCGAGGGCGGAGGAATTGAAGTCACTGTGGAAAAGGTTCAGCGGGGAGATATTACCCAGGTGGTTTCGGGTCCGGGGAAAATTCAGCCGGAAGTCGAAGTAAAAATCTCCGCGAATGTAAGCGCTGAAATTACTGGTTTGTACGTCACCGAAGGGGATTACGTGCATAAAGGTCAGTTGCTTGTGGAATTGGATCGCACAAAATATGTCGCCGCCACTGATCGCGCCCGTTCGACAAAAAAATCCGCTGAAGCAAATTTAACCAAGGCGAAAAATGATTATGGGCGCGTACGTGAATTATATGATAAAAAATTGACCTCTCTGGCAGATTTGGAAAACGCGCAGGCAAATTTGGAATTGGCGGAAAGCCAACTGGAACAAGCCGTCGCTGGTTTGCATCAAGCTGAAGATGATTTGTCTAAAACCAAGCTGTTTTCTCCCTTGGAAGGCACTGTCACAAAAATAAACAAAGAAGTCGGAGAAATCGCACTGGGCTCGATGTTTCAGGCGGATGTCATCATGGTAGTCGCGGATTTGTCGAGAATGGAAACGGTCGCCGAAATTGATGAGAACGATATCATTCTCGTCAATGAAGGCGACACTACCGACATCTCTGTGGACGCAATTCCGGATACGACTTTTCTGGGAAAGGTCAGGGAAATTGCCCATACGGCTACCACGCGAGGATTTGGCACACAAGAAGAGGTCACCAATTTCGAGGTGAAAATTTCGATTTTAAATCCGTTGCCGACAATGCGTCCGGGCATGTCCGCGACTGTGGATATTCGCACCGAATCCAAACGAAACATTTTGCAGACGCCAATTCAAGCGGTAACTGTGCGCGAGAAAAGCAAAGTTTTTCCTGACTCAACCAAAGTTGAGCAGAAAGGTAAAAAGGAAAAATCGGAAAAAAATTCGGAAGACGAATTAGTGGAATGCGTTTTTATTGTTGAAGACGGAATAGCGAAAATAGCCCCAGTGAAAACCGGTATCTCCAGCGATACTTACATTGAGATTAAATCCGGCGTCGCGGAGGGACAAATGGTGGTAACCGGCAGCTATCGCGCGTTGTCCAAAACACTGGAAAACGGTAGTCGCGTGAAAATCAATAAAAAATCTAAATTTTCGGAGAAATAA
- a CDS encoding glucosamine-6-phosphate deaminase, whose protein sequence is MNKTLNFSFNESNVEKEALERSGLDPIYPPTEKIPVIIVDNFPALGKLTAVRFLEWVQNNPHGVISLPTGKTPEHFIRWVKYFLKNWGKKEIKEDLRSWGLLDTTKKPEMENLRFVQIDEFYPINSLQYNSFYHYINRYYIKDFGLDKNKALLIDAYKIGVPEDMDPQKVFPDEKVDLSLRYRQPTLKQERVQKQVIEAIDQYCFDYETKIRKMGGIGFFLGGIGPDGHIGFNVRGSDHFSTTRLTPTNYETQAAAATDMGGIEIARNRLVITIGLSTIIYNPAAVAIIIAAGEAKAKIIQKAIENNPNNLYPATALQKLPRARFYLTRGAAKFLVERRFQELARKENLSDEDLERVTINLAQLNSKRLSALTEKNFTENKIGNLLLSKTSKQVAEIIQMTENSIKQKINDGVAPVSGEIFMHTAPHHDDVMLGFWPYMVHLVRDPKNVHYFNYMTSGFTAVTNKYVYDLLKILRYDYIDTAQFQRLHAQHYFDFSNALFRDRDVYHYLDGVAAHSRSIKNEAQSRRLLRNLMFIFEEESLQHIKHRIDELLNYFHTQYPGKKDMTYIQRLKGMIREWEADLLWAYLGFNSQNVKHLRLGFYQGEIFTEEPEDQRDVKPIIRLIEEIKPTIVTVALDPEGSGPDTHYKVMQAISEALKKYTKKHKKAKIQIWGYRNVWYRFHPAEATTFVPVSLNSFASLDQAFHSCFGSQRAASFPSYELDGPFSRLAQQIMVEQYQLIKSALGREFLFENKHPRLRAARGFNFLKKMTLEEFFQHSEELRKKTEE, encoded by the coding sequence ATGAACAAGACATTGAATTTTTCATTTAATGAATCGAATGTTGAAAAAGAAGCGCTTGAAAGGAGTGGATTGGATCCAATTTATCCGCCGACAGAAAAAATTCCTGTTATCATTGTGGATAATTTCCCGGCGTTGGGAAAGCTGACCGCGGTTCGCTTTTTGGAGTGGGTACAAAATAATCCCCACGGCGTCATTTCTCTTCCGACCGGGAAAACCCCCGAACATTTCATCAGATGGGTAAAATATTTTCTCAAAAATTGGGGTAAAAAAGAAATCAAAGAAGACCTTCGCTCCTGGGGTTTGCTCGATACGACGAAAAAGCCTGAAATGGAGAATTTGCGTTTTGTGCAAATTGACGAATTTTATCCGATCAATTCCCTGCAATACAACAGCTTTTACCATTACATCAATCGCTATTACATTAAAGATTTTGGTCTCGATAAAAATAAAGCCCTGCTCATCGACGCTTACAAAATCGGCGTGCCGGAAGACATGGATCCCCAAAAAGTTTTTCCCGATGAAAAAGTTGACTTGAGTCTGCGCTATCGACAGCCAACTTTAAAGCAGGAACGCGTGCAAAAACAAGTTATTGAAGCCATCGACCAGTACTGCTTCGATTACGAAACCAAAATTCGCAAGATGGGCGGCATTGGCTTTTTTCTTGGCGGCATCGGCCCGGACGGACACATCGGCTTTAATGTTCGCGGCTCGGACCATTTCTCCACGACACGATTAACACCGACAAATTACGAGACACAGGCAGCGGCAGCCACGGACATGGGCGGCATTGAAATTGCCAGGAACCGGCTGGTCATCACCATCGGATTGAGTACAATTATTTACAACCCGGCAGCGGTCGCCATAATCATCGCCGCCGGCGAGGCAAAGGCAAAGATCATTCAAAAGGCAATCGAAAACAACCCCAACAATTTGTATCCGGCAACGGCGCTGCAAAAATTGCCGCGCGCACGATTTTATTTGACGCGCGGCGCCGCTAAATTTCTCGTTGAACGCCGCTTCCAGGAATTGGCAAGGAAAGAAAATTTGTCGGACGAAGACCTGGAACGCGTGACCATCAATTTAGCTCAATTGAACTCAAAAAGATTATCTGCTTTGACAGAAAAAAATTTCACCGAAAACAAAATCGGAAATCTCTTGCTGTCCAAAACCTCAAAACAAGTCGCTGAAATCATTCAAATGACGGAAAATTCCATCAAACAGAAAATTAACGATGGTGTCGCGCCCGTTAGCGGAGAGATTTTCATGCACACTGCGCCGCATCACGACGATGTCATGCTCGGATTTTGGCCCTACATGGTGCACCTGGTGCGGGATCCGAAAAACGTCCATTATTTTAATTACATGACCAGCGGCTTCACCGCCGTCACCAATAAGTATGTTTACGATTTACTCAAAATTTTGCGGTACGATTATATTGACACAGCACAATTTCAGCGACTTCACGCCCAGCATTACTTTGATTTCTCCAACGCGCTATTTCGCGACCGGGACGTGTACCATTATCTTGACGGCGTCGCCGCGCACAGCCGCTCAATAAAAAATGAAGCGCAAAGCCGACGTCTGTTACGAAATTTAATGTTCATTTTTGAAGAAGAAAGTTTACAGCATATCAAACATCGCATCGATGAATTGCTCAATTATTTTCACACACAATATCCGGGCAAAAAAGATATGACCTACATTCAGCGACTCAAAGGAATGATCAGAGAATGGGAAGCGGATCTGTTGTGGGCCTATCTGGGTTTCAACTCTCAAAACGTAAAACATCTCCGTCTCGGATTTTACCAGGGCGAAATTTTTACCGAAGAACCGGAAGACCAACGCGACGTCAAGCCAATTATCAGATTGATTGAAGAAATTAAGCCGACCATCGTTACCGTGGCGCTTGACCCTGAAGGCAGCGGTCCCGATACGCACTACAAAGTCATGCAAGCGATCAGCGAGGCCTTAAAAAAATACACCAAAAAACACAAAAAAGCAAAAATTCAAATCTGGGGCTATCGCAATGTGTGGTACAGATTTCACCCGGCCGAAGCGACGACTTTTGTCCCTGTTTCCCTGAATTCTTTTGCCAGCCTGGACCAGGCATTTCATAGCTGTTTTGGTTCGCAGCGGGCAGCGTCTTTCCCAAGCTACGAGTTGGACGGCCCGTTTTCCCGATTGGCGCAGCAGATTATGGTCGAGCAATATCAATTGATAAAATCTGCGCTGGGAAGAGAGTTTTTGTTCGAAAATAAACACCCAAGGCTTCGCGCGGCGCGCGGTTTTAATTTTCTAAAAAAAATGACCCTGGAAGAATTTTTCCAGCATTCCGAAGAACTGCGCAAGAAAACAGAAGAATAA
- a CDS encoding SDR family oxidoreductase, whose protein sequence is MPRTLVTGGAGFLGSHLCEYLLKKGHEVIAMDNLLTGNIANIEHLQSEQFKFIKYDVTQYIYIAGHIDYVLHFASPASPLDYLQLPIQTMKVGALGTHKALGLALSKKATFLIASTSEIYGDPLIHPQHENYWGHVNPVGPRGVYDEAKRFAEALTMAYNRYHHVNTKIVRIFNTYGPRMRPNDGRAIPTFVPQALKNAPITIFGDGSQTRSFCYVDDLMEGIYRLLLSDTNDPVNIGNPQEMTIKQMAETVIRLTGSKSPIVFQDLPEDDPKIRQPDITRAKKLLGWEPKVDFEHGLQKTIDWFKSLDPENYD, encoded by the coding sequence ATGCCACGAACTTTAGTCACCGGCGGGGCCGGATTTTTGGGATCGCATTTATGCGAGTACCTGCTGAAAAAAGGCCACGAAGTTATTGCAATGGACAATTTGCTCACCGGGAACATCGCCAACATCGAGCATCTGCAAAGCGAGCAATTTAAATTTATCAAATATGACGTCACGCAATATATTTACATTGCCGGGCACATCGACTATGTGCTCCACTTCGCCTCGCCGGCGAGTCCGTTGGATTATTTGCAGTTGCCGATTCAGACAATGAAAGTTGGCGCGCTGGGTACGCACAAGGCGTTGGGTTTGGCGCTGTCAAAAAAAGCGACATTTCTCATAGCGTCAACGTCGGAAATCTACGGCGACCCATTGATCCATCCGCAGCACGAAAATTACTGGGGACACGTAAATCCCGTGGGACCGCGCGGCGTTTACGATGAAGCGAAAAGATTCGCCGAAGCGCTCACGATGGCCTACAATCGCTATCATCACGTCAACACAAAAATCGTCCGCATTTTTAACACCTACGGCCCGCGCATGAGGCCCAACGATGGCAGAGCAATTCCGACCTTTGTGCCCCAGGCGCTAAAAAACGCGCCCATCACCATTTTCGGCGACGGCTCTCAGACGCGAAGTTTCTGTTATGTGGATGATTTGATGGAAGGCATTTATCGACTACTGCTTTCCGACACCAATGATCCGGTGAATATCGGCAATCCGCAGGAAATGACTATCAAGCAAATGGCGGAAACAGTAATTCGTCTGACCGGAAGCAAGAGTCCGATTGTTTTTCAGGATTTGCCCGAGGACGATCCCAAAATCAGACAGCCGGACATCACAAGGGCGAAAAAGCTGCTGGGATGGGAACCGAAAGTCGATTTTGAACATGGTTTGCAAAAGACCATTGACTGGTTCAAATCGCTCGATCCGGAAAATTATGATTAG
- a CDS encoding TolC family protein, with the protein MRRIGFFMVIFLSMLTFAFAQTDVRKTLSLNDCIHIALKNNTSIVAAKSSADMSNAALQSARGNFLPIVDFRASGSRRSEEWKTIRFDELVSSKESYSYQFELRQPIFTGFSNYANYKQRQFDYRQNENKFGWTKQTVVVDVKLKYYNVLKNKQLLNVAEEALRAGKEELNRLQEMEKIGAVSRSEVFQQKVRVGEYRLNLVNARNAYINAETELNHTLGIDVTREIELVPEIMDTLARAPDLDFASATKMALANRLDLKAFVDQLESSKANVTVQKSGYFPMLSVFGNYNWWDVQFPRKKRDIDAFDSYSVGVSLSFNLFNGFKTRSAVQAAKARVIAEEANLEQAKRQVIWDVKKAFLELDRVNENLQVTKENIQAAEEDYRLASERYHIGAGTLIEQLTAHASLTSAKVERIKAVYDYKYAVTLLELVTGRLTWK; encoded by the coding sequence ATGCGACGAATCGGTTTTTTCATGGTTATTTTTTTGTCGATGCTGACATTTGCTTTTGCGCAAACTGACGTCCGCAAAACGCTCAGCTTGAATGATTGCATTCACATTGCACTGAAAAACAATACAAGCATTGTAGCGGCAAAGAGTTCCGCAGACATGTCAAATGCGGCGCTGCAATCGGCGAGGGGCAATTTTTTGCCGATAGTGGATTTTAGAGCGAGTGGGAGCCGACGAAGCGAAGAGTGGAAAACAATTCGCTTTGACGAGTTGGTGTCGTCAAAAGAATCATATTCCTACCAATTTGAGCTACGGCAGCCGATTTTCACGGGATTTAGCAATTATGCTAATTACAAACAGCGACAGTTCGACTACCGGCAGAATGAGAATAAATTTGGCTGGACAAAACAAACTGTCGTTGTCGATGTGAAGTTGAAGTATTACAACGTACTGAAAAATAAACAATTGCTGAATGTGGCGGAAGAGGCGCTGCGCGCTGGCAAAGAAGAATTGAATCGGCTGCAGGAAATGGAAAAAATAGGCGCTGTGTCCAGGTCCGAAGTGTTTCAGCAAAAAGTCCGCGTTGGCGAATATCGGCTTAATCTGGTCAACGCGCGGAACGCTTACATTAATGCGGAAACTGAGCTCAATCACACATTAGGTATCGATGTTACCAGAGAGATTGAATTGGTTCCGGAAATAATGGACACGCTGGCGCGCGCGCCGGATTTGGATTTTGCTTCTGCGACTAAAATGGCGCTGGCAAATCGATTGGATTTAAAAGCGTTTGTGGATCAATTGGAGAGCTCCAAAGCTAATGTTACTGTCCAAAAAAGCGGCTATTTTCCCATGCTTTCGGTCTTCGGTAATTACAATTGGTGGGACGTCCAATTTCCGCGAAAAAAAAGGGACATCGATGCATTTGATTCTTACAGCGTCGGCGTCAGCTTGAGTTTTAATTTATTCAATGGCTTCAAAACCAGGTCCGCGGTGCAGGCCGCAAAAGCCCGGGTGATTGCCGAGGAAGCAAATCTGGAGCAAGCGAAGCGTCAGGTGATCTGGGACGTGAAAAAAGCGTTTCTGGAACTGGACAGAGTCAATGAAAATTTGCAGGTGACAAAGGAAAATATTCAGGCTGCGGAAGAAGATTACCGGCTGGCGTCTGAGCGTTACCACATTGGCGCCGGGACTTTAATTGAACAATTGACGGCGCACGCCTCTTTGACCAGCGCCAAAGTAGAAAGAATTAAAGCAGTTTACGACTATAAATATGCTGTGACTTTGTTGGAGTTGGTCACGGGCAGACTAACCTGGAAGTAA
- a CDS encoding FAD:protein FMN transferase, producing the protein MNKLIVTLSAIFLFSQCQMNNQLRPAAQTRILMDTVVQIVVYHPQKTEEQLQTIIDRAFQRMEQIDSLTNNYSDSSRISFVNQNAAIKSVPVDTSLMKILRVSEEVSRQTAGNFDMTIGAIKKLWKFETEHPHVPEANSIRKNLELVNYKLVELTAEKVKFQKSNVNLDLGGIAKGYAIDEAIRIIKEAGVTDAMVNAGGDLRVISSDLTRGKRRIWLRHPRHEGKFVGWFPLDEGSVATSGDYERYFFQDSVRYHHILDPKTGYPARKCVSVTVQTKNATIADALATAIFVMGPQKGMIFVNQMPDAQALIIYQKNNKLNIVGSKNLLEKFNFAKDWKN; encoded by the coding sequence ATGAATAAACTGATAGTTACGTTATCCGCCATTTTCTTATTTTCGCAATGTCAGATGAATAATCAACTGCGCCCGGCGGCGCAGACGCGGATTTTGATGGATACAGTTGTACAAATCGTCGTCTATCATCCCCAAAAAACAGAAGAACAACTCCAAACAATCATCGATCGCGCATTTCAGCGCATGGAGCAAATTGATTCGTTAACAAATAATTACAGCGATTCCAGCCGGATCAGTTTTGTCAATCAAAACGCCGCCATCAAATCAGTTCCCGTGGACACTTCGCTGATGAAAATTTTGCGTGTGAGCGAAGAAGTGAGCCGCCAAACAGCCGGCAATTTTGACATGACGATTGGCGCGATCAAAAAATTGTGGAAATTTGAAACCGAACACCCCCATGTTCCCGAGGCAAACTCAATTCGAAAAAATCTTGAACTTGTCAATTACAAATTGGTCGAATTAACCGCTGAAAAAGTAAAATTTCAGAAATCAAACGTAAATTTAGACCTCGGTGGCATTGCGAAAGGTTACGCAATTGACGAAGCTATTCGTATTATTAAAGAAGCAGGCGTAACAGACGCCATGGTGAATGCCGGCGGCGACTTGCGCGTCATTAGCAGCGATTTGACGCGAGGGAAAAGACGCATCTGGCTGCGCCACCCGCGCCATGAAGGAAAATTTGTCGGCTGGTTTCCATTGGACGAGGGAAGCGTCGCGACATCCGGCGACTACGAACGTTATTTTTTTCAGGATTCAGTGCGTTACCATCACATTTTGGATCCGAAAACAGGCTATCCCGCGCGAAAGTGTGTGAGCGTCACCGTTCAAACAAAAAATGCCACCATCGCCGACGCTTTGGCCACAGCCATTTTCGTGATGGGGCCGCAAAAAGGCATGATTTTTGTCAATCAAATGCCTGATGCGCAGGCGCTGATTATTTATCAGAAAAATAATAAACTGAACATCGTTGGTTCAAAAAATTTGCTGGAAAAATTTAATTTTGCCAAAGATTGGAAAAATTGA